A region of Vitis vinifera cultivar Pinot Noir 40024 chromosome 15, ASM3070453v1 DNA encodes the following proteins:
- the LOC100264273 gene encoding SPX domain-containing protein 3, protein MKFGKRLKQQIQETLPDWRDKFLAYKDLKKLVKLVSSPPAVANGSAAKAEAEFVYLLNNEIEKFNAFFMEQEEDFIIRNKELQQRIQRVIDKWGLNGSHPSDTNYREEMGKIRKDIVDFHGEMVLLENYSNINYTGLAKILKKYDKRTGGLLRLPFIQKVLQQPFFTTDLVSKLVKECESTIDAVFPAAKEEGGVHEREQEAITVVGEGIFRNTVAALLTLQEIRRGSSTYSHFSLPPLILPDPDLIQSIQFHSPIPIV, encoded by the exons ATGAAATTCGGGAAGAGATTGAAGCAACAAATTCAGGAAACGTTGCCTGATTGGCGCGATAAATTCCTGGCCTACAAGGATTTGAAGAAGCTGGTGAAGTTGGTTTCGTCTCCTCCGGCGGTGGCGAATGGATCGGCGGCGAAAGCCGAGGCTGAGTTTGTGTACTTGTTGAATAATGAGATCGAGAAGTTTAATGCATTTTTCATGGAGCAGGAGGAGGATTTCATTATCAGGAATAAG GAATTACAACAGAGGATCCAGAGGGTGATCGATAAATGGGGGCTCAATGGCAGCCACCCTTCAGACACAAACTATAGAGAGGAAATGGGAAAGATCAGAAAAGATATAGTTGATTTCCATGGCGAAATGGTACTCCTAGAGAACTACAGCAATATCAATTACACAG GCTTGGCTAAGATCTTGAAGAAGTATGACAAAAGAACTGGTGGGCTGTTGCGCTTGCCCTTCATTCAGAAGGTGTTACAGCAGCCTTTCTTTACAACTGACCTTGTCTCAAAGCTGGTCAAGGAATGTGAAAGCACCATAGATGCAGTGTTCCCAGCTGCGAAAGAAGAAGGTGGTGTCCATGAAAGAGAACAAGAAGCAATAACAGTGGTTGGTGAAGGAATTTTCAGGAACACAGTTGCAGCACTATTGACGTTGCAGGAGATAAGAAGAGGAAGCTCCACCTACAGTCACTTCTCTCTGCCTCCTCTCATTTTGCCAGACCCTGATCTCATTCAATCCATTCAATTCCACTCTCCCATCCCCATTGTCTGA